In Papio anubis isolate 15944 chromosome 17, Panubis1.0, whole genome shotgun sequence, the following are encoded in one genomic region:
- the DLG4 gene encoding disks large homolog 4 isoform X1 — protein MFPLAYSSSPSLFSSSPLSSSWVLTSAYLLSVPLCPLHHPPPPVSLSPLCSQRPPLSSPGRPGFWELPSSRPLSIFPFLRLFFWGHRMGRTGEHQANSPPVIVNTDTLEAPGYELQVNGTEGEMEYEEITLERGNSGLGFSIAGGTDNPHIGDDPSIFITKIIPGGAAAQDGRLRVNDSILFVNEVDVREVTHSAAVEALKEAGSIVRLYVMRRKPPAEKVMEIKLIKGPKGLGFSIAGGVGNQHIPGDNSIYVTKIIEGGAAHKDGRLQIGDKILAVNSVGLEDVMHEDAVAALKNTYDVVYLKVAKPSNAYLSDSYAPPDITTSYSQHLDNEISHSSYLGTDYPTAMTPTSPRRYSPVAKDLLGEEDIPREPRRIVIHRGSTGLGFNIVGGEDGEGIFISFILAGGPADLSGELRKGDQILSVNGVDLRNASHEQAAIALKNAGQTVTIIAQYKPEEYSRFEAKIHDLREQLMNSSLGSGTASLRSNPKRGFYIRALFDYDKTKDCGFLSQALSFRFGDVLHVIDASDEEWWQARRVHSDSETDDIGFIPSKRRVERREWSRLKAKDWGSSSGSQGREDSVLSYETVTQMEVHYARPIIILGPTKDRANDDLLSEFPDKFGSCVPHTTRPKREYEIDGRDYHFVSSREKMEKDIQAHKFIEAGQYNSHLYGTSVQSVREVAEQGKHCILDVSANAVRRLQAAHLHPIAIFIRPRSLENVLEINKRITEEQARKAFDRATKLEQEFTECFSAIVEGDSFEEIYHKVKRVIEDLSGPYIWVPARERL, from the exons ATGTTCCCTCTTGCCTATTCATCTTcaccttctctcttttcctcctcccctctctcatcCTCTTGGGTTCTCACCTCTGCATATCTTCTTTCTGTCCCCCTCTGCCCCCTCCATCATCCCCCACCACCtgtttccctttctcctctctgctCACAGCGTCCTCCTCTCTCCAGCCCCGGGAGGCCTGGTTTCTGGGAACTTCCATCCTCCAGGCCACTTTCCATCTTCCCCTTCCTCCGTCTCTTCTTCTGGGGACACAGGATGGGGAGGACTGGAGAGCACCAG GCCAATTCTCCCCCTGTGATTGTCAACACAGATACCCTAGAAGCCCCAGGATAT GAGTTGCAGGTGAACGGGACCGAGGGGGAGATGGAATACGAGGAAATCACATTGGAAAGG GGTAACTCAGGTCTGGGCTTCAGCATCGCAGGTGGCACTGACAACCCACACATCGGTGACGACCCGTCCATTTTCATCACCAAGATCATTCCTGGTGGGGCTGCGGCCCAGGATGGCCGCCTCAG GGTCAACGACAGCATCCTGTTTGTAAATGAAGTGGACGTGCGCGAGGTGACCCACTCGGCAGCGGTGGAGGCCCTCAAAGAGGCAGGCTCCATCGTTCGCCTCTATGTCATGCGCCGGAAGCCCCCAGCTGAGAAGGTCATGGAGATCAAGCTCATCAAGGGGCCTAAAG GTCTTGGCTTCAGCATCGCAGGGGGCGTAGGGAACCAGCACATCCCAGGAGATAATAGCATCTATGTAACAAAGATCATCGAAGGGGGTGCTGCCCACAAGGATGGGAGGTTGCAGATTGGAGACAAGATCCTGGCG GTCAACAGTGTGGGGCTAGAGGATGTCATGCATGAAGATGCTGTGGCAGCCCTGAAGAACACGTATGATGTTGTCTACCTAAAGGTGGCCAAGCCCAGCAATGCCTACCTGAGTGACAGCTATGCTCCCCCAGACATCACAACCT CTTATTCTCAGCACCTGGACAACGAGATCAGTCACAGCAGCTACCTGGGCACCGATTACCCCACAGCCATGACCCCCACTTCCCCTCGGCGCTACTCCCCAGTGGCCAAGGACCTGCTCGGGGAGGAAGACATTCCCCGAGAACCGAGGCGAATTGTGATCCACCGGGGCTCCACGGGCCTGGGCTTCAACATCGTGGGTGGCGAGGACGGTGAAGGCATCTTCATCTCCTTTATCCTGGCCGGGGGCCCTGCAGACCTCAGTGGGGAGCTGCGGAAGGGGGACCAGATCCTGTCG GTCAACGGTGTTGACCTCCGAAATGCCAGCCACGAGCAGGCCGCCATTGCCCTGAAGAATGCAGGTCAGACGGTCACGATCATCGCTCAGTATAAACCAGAAG AGTACAGCCGATTCGAGGCCAAGATCCACGACCTCCGGGAACAGCTCATGAACAGCAGCCTGGGCTCAGGGACTGCCTCCCTGCGGAGCAACCCCAAAAGGGGTTTCTACATCAG GGCCCTGTTTGATTACGACAAGACCAAGGACTGCGGCTTCCTGAGCCAGGCCCTGAGCTTCCGCTTTGGGGACGTGCTGCATGTCATCGATGCTAGTGAtgaggagtggtggcaggcacggCGGGTCCACTCTGACAGTGAGACCGACGACATTGGGTTCATCCCCAGCAAACGGCG GGTTGAGCGACGAGAGTGGTCAAGGTTaaaggccaag GACTGGGGCTCCAGCTCTGGATCACAGG gtcgaGAAGACTCGGTTCTGAGCTACGAGACAGTGACGCAGATGGAAG TGCACTATGCTCGCCCCATCATCATCCTTGGGCCCACCAAGGACCGCGCCAACGATGATCTTCTCTCCGAGTTCCCCGACAAGTTTGGATCCTGTGTTCCCC ATACGACACGGCCCAAGCGGGAGTATGAGATAGATGGCCGGGATTACCACTTTGTGTCGTCTCGGGAGAAAATGGAGAAGGACATTCAGGCGCACAAGTTCATTGAGGCCGGCCAGTACAACAGCCACCTCTATGGGACCAGCGTTCAGTCCGTGCGAGAGGTGGCAGAGCAG GGGAAGCACTGCATCCTCGATGTCTCGGCCAATGCCGTGCGGCGGCTGCAGGCGGCCCACCTGCACCCCATCGCCATCTTCATTCGCCCCCGCTCCCTGGAGAATGTGCT AGAGATTAACAAGCGGATCACAGAGGAGCAAGCCCGCAAAGCCTTCGACAGAGCCACCAAGCTGGAGCAGGAGTTCACAGAGTGCTTCTCAG CCATCGTGGAGGGTGACAGCTTTGAGGAGATCTACCACAAGGTGAAGCGTGTCATCGAGGACCTCTCAGGCCCCTACATCTGGGTTCCAGCCCGAGAGAGACTCTGA